The genomic region GAACCTTGCCATTTCTGAATATCAGTGTCACAACTTCCTGAGAAGTTTTGTAATATTCAGTCTGTATATGAAATTCAGTATTGCCCAATCTCAAATTATCATTCCTTGAAAGCAGACCGCTGTCCATCCACTCCCTCCATATTTAATCACAATTCACAATAATGATAAAAATTATACTCAAAACATGCAAGTTTACGGATAATTTTTATTTAATTATTTAATTTACCTGCCTGGTGGTTTATTTGCTTAATGCGGTGGTTATTAAGAAACCTCAATCAAATATCAGGCCAGAATCTTCTTCCTCCACATACACTTTAACACTATTCTTGCCGGATTTTTTTGCCTCATAAAGGGCCTTATCTGCCAGTTTAACTGCCCTGTCTATTGAATCACTGGGATCTATCTCGCTTACCCCAAAACTGGCCGTTACCTTTACGCCGTTAAAATCGTGAGAGGCAATTATTTTTCTTAATTTTTCAGCAACGAAGTAGGCTTCTCTTTTCGATAGATGGGGGCATATAACGACAAATTCCTCTCCACCCCACCTTACAAGCTTATCGCATCTACGGATGCTGGTCATTATCAGAGCCGCCATCTTTTTTAAAACTTCATCTCCTTTAGCGTGGCCGTAGGTGTCGTTAACCTTTTTAAAATCGTCAATATCAATCATAATCAAAGATATAGGAAACCGATATCTTTTAGCTCTTGCAATTTCCTCCTTGATAAATTCCATAAATGCCCGCCGATTATACGCTTGCGTTAGAGGATCTTTGATAGAGGATTCCTTAAGCATTTCAAAGGTATCGTCAATGACCGTCATCAGAATAAAGGCTCCGAGAGAAATAATGGATATGAAGCCAATGAGGTTTAAGGTGTAATATAGAAGCGTACTGACCGGATGATGGTGATACTTTAAAATAAGAATGAAAATTCCTGATAAAAACGTTGCAATGGCACCTGCGGCATCAGCATAAGGGAGAATTAAGAAGGCAAGACCCGGAACAACCGCAAACCACATGTACAAAAAGTGTTCTCCTTGAACAACTATCCCGAAACAAAGGAGAGAAACTGAAAGAATGAGAGTAACGGCAGAGAAAAAATAACAGCCAATCGAGTAGACAAATTTTGCAAGTATTGACAGGAGAAAACTGAATACTCCAAACTTAAACATCAGGGGCTTTCCAAACAGGTAGGCGGGAAAAATTACAATTACCGGAACAAGAAGCGGAGTAAGGTTCAGGACCGTGTTCAGAAAACGCTTTCTGTGTGGACATCTTTCGTAGAATCTGTTTCTGTCTTTACATCTAAAAGAAAGGAGTATGAAGTTCCAATTGCACATGCTAACCTTCTACTCTTTGTTGTATACAGCCATCTGGTACCTTACTAAATTTATTATAATCCATAATATCTAATTTGTCAAAAATCATTCAAAATTACCAATTAATTACATTATAGATAAAATAAGCACTGTAAAATAGAGGAAAGGCCTGCATGAAGTTTTGAATTAACGAATGGTACAATTAGCGTGGAGGAAAAAATGCTGAAAAAAGGAGTGAATTTAATCTGCAAAGTTTCAGTGAAAGACATTGCATTTGTTAACGCAATTTTTGAGTGGTATCACGAGGTGGGAACAGTCAGGACACGAGACAACAAAAAAGGAATTATAGAGATCTGGCTGGCGCCGGACTTTGTTGATGAAGGTATGAAGGCCATTGAATACCTTAAAAGTGGTGGATTTGTTGAGAAACTTGAAGTTATAGGTGAGGCAGGAGACAGCTGGCACAGGGAATAGAAAAGCCCCGCCTAAGGCGGGGCCATCCGGAGAGAAACATGAGAAGGAATCACTTAAAAACAACCGTTTTCCAGTATTTTCTGATCATATTCTTAACAGATTCCGGAAGCGGAACATAACCAAGTTTTTCAGCAGATTTATCGCCGTGCTTGAATGCCCAGTTAAAGAACTCAGTAACTTCTTTATTTTTCATCTTTTTCTCTCTTGGAAGGAGAATCATTGTTGCGACTGTCAAAGGCCAGCTGTTTTTACCTTCTGCGAGAAGAAGGTTTCCTTCGGTATAGAAGTGAGTTCCCAAAGACCATTTAGCATGGGCTGCGGCTGCTTTAAATGTTTCATCGCAGGGCTCAACCCAGTTTCCCTCTTTTGCCTGGAGAACAGCCGCAGAAAGTCTGTTCTGCTTTTTGTAAGCATATTCAACATATCCTATTGCACCAGGAATCTGCTTTACGTAGTTTGTTACACCTGCATTTCCTTTTGCACCTATACCAGTAGGCCATCTTACAACTTTACCGTACCCTATTCTGGACTTCCATGCAGGTGATATGCCGGAAAGCCAGTACGTAAAGTTCCATGTAGTTCCTGAACCTTCTGACCTGTGAATAACTGTTATAGGTATGTGAGGAAGGTTAACACCCTGATTGTCCTTCTTGATTTCAGGATTGTCCCAGTATCTCACTTTACCCATAAAAATGTCGGCAACCGCCCTGTTTGAAAGCTTAAGCTTTCTATCGCCTACACCTGGAAGGTTGTAAACAACAACTATCGAGCCAATAACCGCCGGAAACTGGTAAAGTCTTCTCCTGTCAAGCTCAGACGGTTTAAGCATCTTGTCGCTACCGCCAAAATCAACAACTCTATCGGTTACCTGCTTGATACCGCCACCGGAACCAATTCCCTGGTAGTTTACTCTATTCCCTGTTGCCTTTTTAAAATCCTTTGCCCACTTAACATAGACAGGATATGGAAATGTAGCACCCGCTCCGTTGATTGTCCATGCTTTAGCTGAAGATGAGGCTCCTAAAACCGTTCCTGCCGTTACTGCAACTGTCAGAGCCGCGACTGTAACTTTCTTCATCTTTCTCATCCTTTTTCCTCCCGAAAATTTTCAAGGTTGCTGATTAAAATATCTCACAAAAATGTTAATTTTTTGTTAAGAATTTGCAGGTATCCTGATAAAGAAAGTCGTACCTTTTCCCGCTGACGAGTCAAACTCTATTTCCCATCCGTGGTGTTTAACTATCGTCTTAACGAGAGAAAGACCTATTCCGAGTCCCGTACTCTCTTTCGCCTTTACAAATTTCTCAAAAATAAAAGGTTTAAGGTTTTCTGGAATGCCTCTTCCGGTATCATAAACTTCTATAACAATACTATCCTCTAATCTGTATCCCTTTACACCGACTTTACCATTTTCTGTAAATTTTACTGCATTGTCCAGAAGGTTTATGAGAAGCTGCTGAAAAAGTATCTTTTCGGCACTTATCTTTAAGTCAGGTTCAACGCTGACGCTAAAATTTATTCCTTTGGCTGCCATTTTATCTTTAAACTGGTGTCCTATCTCTTCAACAACATCACCAACATCTATTTCTATAAACTCACCTTCCTGGCCTTTCATAAGAAGGCTTATAGAGTTAACAATGTTCATTATTCTGTCTATTTGAGATGTCATTTTCCCGATAATCTCAGATTCTGCTTCAAGGGATAAAAGCTCTGCATAGCCTTTTATAACCGTAAGGGGCGTTTTAAGCTCGTGAGAGATTGTTGAAATTATTCTTTTCTTAAATTCCTCTATGCAGGTTTGACTTGTAATATCCTCAATCTCTAACATATAGACATCTTCCAGAGGTTTAGCCTTTATTTTAAGAATTCTTCCGCTCTCTTCGAATTCAGCTTCTGCCTTTTTTCCCTTCATTAACTTTTCGTACATTTTTATGACTGCAAAATAAGGAAATCTATCCCATATCTTATCTGAACTTCCAATTACTGTTCCCGTACTGTCTATGAAAAGTATGGAAGAGGATTCTCTATTTATTACCGACAGGGTTTCAAGGTTCAAATTTATAACCGACTCCCCAGACTGTTTTGATTTTGTACCCTTCATTGCCAAGTTTCTCTCTCAAGTTTTTTATGTGAACGTCTATTGCTCTAATAGAACCTCTGCTTCCAAGCTTCATTGACAGTTCATCTTTTCTTATAGCTTTACCGCTGTTTTCTACCAGTATTCTAAAAATCATAAATTCTGTTTTTGTAAGATATACCTTCCTGCCGTTAATTTCTACGGTTCTAAAGTCATCAAGGAATTGAATACTGCTATGGACGGTTTTAGGCGGCACTGAAATTTCTCCGTGTCGTCGCAGGAGAGCTCTAACCCGTGCAAGCAACTCTTTTATGCTGAAAGGCTTCGTAAGATAGTCATCTGCTCCGCTGTCAAGCCCTTTAACCTTGTCATCCTCACCTGAGAGGGCTGTCAGCAGAAGGACAGGCACATCAATTTTTCTATCTCTTAACAACCTGCAGGCATCTCTGCCTTCCATTCCCGGAAGCATAACATCAAGAATTATTAGATCGTAAGCCTGCCGATACTCGATAATGTTGTTAAGTAGCTTTTCAGAGGTATCAAAAACCCTTACCTTATAGCCTTCGCGGGAAAGAGCAAGTTTGAGGATATTTGCTATTTCCATGTCATCTTCAACAACCGCAATTTTTATCTCTTTCATTTCTGCCTCTTCAGTATTAATTTTATTCACACAAGCAGTTGTTTATATTTTATTAACATTTCTCTTAACAGACTCTTAACAGAGAGGAAGCGTATGATACCGGAAGAGTTTGAAGCTGCCGTTGAGAAAGTCCTTTCAAGTTCTGGATTTGATTTAAAAGTTGTTTTCACGGAGCTTGACAAGTGGGACGAAGCAGTTTTCCTCACGCTTGCTCTTATAAACGAAAAAGAAAAAGATTTCGTAACAATACAGGAATCTTTTAAGGTAGAATACCTCCTTGAAAACGGGAATGTCATCAGTATTGCATTTAGACCAACACCCATGGACATGTTAGAGGAGTAATATGGAAATTATCGACGTGGCACTAAGAGCGGCAGAGAGAGCTTCAGAGATACTTTTAGGTTACCAGGGGCGTCTTGAGAAAGAAGAGATAGCCTTTAAATCAAAAAACGATTATGTGACAAAAGCTGACAGAGAAGCTGAAGAAAAGATAATAGAAACGATAAAAACCTATTTTCCAGATCATTCTATTGTAGCAGAGGAGAGCGGTACGTCAGGGAACAGCGATTACACATGGTACATTGACCCTCTTGATGGAACGAAGAATTTTATACACGGACTACCTGTGTTTTCCGTCTCTATAGGTGTTGCTTTTAAAGGTGAAATGATAGCCGGAGTTGTCTCAATTCCAAAATTAAATGAGGTTTTCTCGGCTGAAAAGGGAAGCGGTGCTTTTTGCAACGGTGAAAAGATAAAAGTAAGCGATAGACCTTTCAATGAAGGGTTGATAGCTACCGGTTTTCCCTTTAAGGGAAAAGAGATGTTAGACGATTATCTCGTCTGTTTTAAAGAGGTCTTCTTTTCTGTTTCTGGTGTAAGGAGGTGCGGTTCTGCAGCAATAGATCTTGCCTACACGGCAAAGGGGATTTTTGACGGATTCTGGGAGCTCTCTTTAAAAGCCTGGGATATCGCTGCAGGCGTTCTTCTCATAGAGGAAGCAGGCGGCACCGTTTCCGATTTTAAAGGAGGTAGAGACTTTTTAAGGACGGGAAATATCATAGGAGCTTCCCAAAGCAGCTACAAACATTTATTTTCAATAGTGAACAAATATTTAGGAGGTTTTTAGAATGGATGAGAAATGCAGCAGCTGCAGTCTAAAGGATAAATGTTCAACAGTGAAAGATCCTATCGATCAAAAGCTTATCTGTAACATGTCAAAGATTAAACATAAAATAGCGGTTTTAAGTGGTAAAGGTGGTGTGGGAAAAACCACTGTTGCCACAAACCTCGCCGCTTCTCTTGCTAAAAAAGGCTTTAAAGTCGGACTCTTAGACGCAGATATTCACGGACCTAACGTTGCGAAAATGCTCGGCGGTGAAGGTGCAAAACTTCACGTTAATCCGGAAACGGAGCTTATAGAGCCTTACACGCCCGACGAAATGCCAAATCTTAAAGTGGCAAGCATGGCTTTTCTGCTTCAGGATTCAAGTCAGCCGGTCGTATGGAGAGGACCTCTAAAACATCAGGCAATAAAGCAGTTCCTTGCAGAGATGGATTGGGGCGAGCTTGATTATCTCATCATTGATCTTCCTCCTGGAACCGGTGATGAAGCTTTAAGTATTGCGCAGCTCATAAAACCTCTTGACGGCTTTGTGATTGTAACCACACCACAGGAAGTAGCGTTGCTTGATACTAAAAAGTCCGTAAATTTTGCAAAGATGTTAAAAGTGCCTGTCTTAGGTCTAATTGAAAACATGAGCGGACTCATATGTCCTCACTGCGGTAAGGAGATTGAAATATTTAAGTCTGGCGGTGGAAGAAAAGCAGCAGAAGAACTTGACATAGAATTTCTGGGGAAAATCCCTCTTGAGCCTAAAGTTGTAGAGACAGGTGATGCAGGAAAACCGATAGTAATAGCTGACCCTGAATCTGTATCTGCAAAGGCTTTTGAATCCATAGCTGATAAAATTATTGAAAAGGTAAGCTGAAGATGAAAGTTAAGATTGACAGAAAAACGGGAGCGGCTCTGCTGCTCCTTATCATTTTTTTATCTTTTGTTTTCATAGGTCTGTCTCGGAAGGAGTGGCTTTATGTATATAAAAATGGAAGGCTTTTATGCCTTTCCTGTATAGGGATTGAATAATGAAGGTACCCTTTTTTAAAAACAGAAGATTTTATCAGTCAATTACCGCAATAATTTCAAACCTTGCTGTATGGAACTTTTTTAGCGGAAAACTTTATACCGGCATTTTGAAAGCCATTCCTTTTCCGTCAATGAACTGTTACGCATGCCCCGCTTCCGTCTTTTCATGCCCAATAGGAACACTCTCTCACTTAATGGTAATGGCAAAATTTCCGTTTTACACCCTCGGCATTTTAGGTTCCGTTTCTCTGCCATTCGGA from Desulfurobacterium sp. TC5-1 harbors:
- a CDS encoding inositol monophosphatase family protein, translating into MEIIDVALRAAERASEILLGYQGRLEKEEIAFKSKNDYVTKADREAEEKIIETIKTYFPDHSIVAEESGTSGNSDYTWYIDPLDGTKNFIHGLPVFSVSIGVAFKGEMIAGVVSIPKLNEVFSAEKGSGAFCNGEKIKVSDRPFNEGLIATGFPFKGKEMLDDYLVCFKEVFFSVSGVRRCGSAAIDLAYTAKGIFDGFWELSLKAWDIAAGVLLIEEAGGTVSDFKGGRDFLRTGNIIGASQSSYKHLFSIVNKYLGGF
- the pstS gene encoding phosphate ABC transporter substrate-binding protein PstS, producing MRKMKKVTVAALTVAVTAGTVLGASSSAKAWTINGAGATFPYPVYVKWAKDFKKATGNRVNYQGIGSGGGIKQVTDRVVDFGGSDKMLKPSELDRRRLYQFPAVIGSIVVVYNLPGVGDRKLKLSNRAVADIFMGKVRYWDNPEIKKDNQGVNLPHIPITVIHRSEGSGTTWNFTYWLSGISPAWKSRIGYGKVVRWPTGIGAKGNAGVTNYVKQIPGAIGYVEYAYKKQNRLSAAVLQAKEGNWVEPCDETFKAAAAHAKWSLGTHFYTEGNLLLAEGKNSWPLTVATMILLPREKKMKNKEVTEFFNWAFKHGDKSAEKLGYVPLPESVKNMIRKYWKTVVFK
- a CDS encoding Mrp/NBP35 family ATP-binding protein produces the protein MDEKCSSCSLKDKCSTVKDPIDQKLICNMSKIKHKIAVLSGKGGVGKTTVATNLAASLAKKGFKVGLLDADIHGPNVAKMLGGEGAKLHVNPETELIEPYTPDEMPNLKVASMAFLLQDSSQPVVWRGPLKHQAIKQFLAEMDWGELDYLIIDLPPGTGDEALSIAQLIKPLDGFVIVTTPQEVALLDTKKSVNFAKMLKVPVLGLIENMSGLICPHCGKEIEIFKSGGGRKAAEELDIEFLGKIPLEPKVVETGDAGKPIVIADPESVSAKAFESIADKIIEKVS
- a CDS encoding HAMP domain-containing sensor histidine kinase; its protein translation is MKGTKSKQSGESVINLNLETLSVINRESSSILFIDSTGTVIGSSDKIWDRFPYFAVIKMYEKLMKGKKAEAEFEESGRILKIKAKPLEDVYMLEIEDITSQTCIEEFKKRIISTISHELKTPLTVIKGYAELLSLEAESEIIGKMTSQIDRIMNIVNSISLLMKGQEGEFIEIDVGDVVEEIGHQFKDKMAAKGINFSVSVEPDLKISAEKILFQQLLINLLDNAVKFTENGKVGVKGYRLEDSIVIEVYDTGRGIPENLKPFIFEKFVKAKESTGLGIGLSLVKTIVKHHGWEIEFDSSAGKGTTFFIRIPANS
- a CDS encoding response regulator transcription factor, producing the protein MKEIKIAVVEDDMEIANILKLALSREGYKVRVFDTSEKLLNNIIEYRQAYDLIILDVMLPGMEGRDACRLLRDRKIDVPVLLLTALSGEDDKVKGLDSGADDYLTKPFSIKELLARVRALLRRHGEISVPPKTVHSSIQFLDDFRTVEINGRKVYLTKTEFMIFRILVENSGKAIRKDELSMKLGSRGSIRAIDVHIKNLREKLGNEGYKIKTVWGVGYKFEP
- a CDS encoding GGDEF domain-containing protein → MCNWNFILLSFRCKDRNRFYERCPHRKRFLNTVLNLTPLLVPVIVIFPAYLFGKPLMFKFGVFSFLLSILAKFVYSIGCYFFSAVTLILSVSLLCFGIVVQGEHFLYMWFAVVPGLAFLILPYADAAGAIATFLSGIFILILKYHHHPVSTLLYYTLNLIGFISIISLGAFILMTVIDDTFEMLKESSIKDPLTQAYNRRAFMEFIKEEIARAKRYRFPISLIMIDIDDFKKVNDTYGHAKGDEVLKKMAALIMTSIRRCDKLVRWGGEEFVVICPHLSKREAYFVAEKLRKIIASHDFNGVKVTASFGVSEIDPSDSIDRAVKLADKALYEAKKSGKNSVKVYVEEEDSGLIFD
- a CDS encoding DUF4911 domain-containing protein; the protein is MLKKGVNLICKVSVKDIAFVNAIFEWYHEVGTVRTRDNKKGIIEIWLAPDFVDEGMKAIEYLKSGGFVEKLEVIGEAGDSWHRE